One window of the Leucobacter komagatae genome contains the following:
- the ilvC gene encoding ketol-acid reductoisomerase yields the protein MYYDSDADLSIIQGKKVAIVGYGSQGHAHAMNLRDSGVEVVIALKDGSKSIQKAEEAGFTVKNVADAAEWADVIMLLAPDQHQRGIYNDHVAQHMTEGKTLAFAHGFNIRYGYIEAPAGVDVILVAPKAPGHTVRREFEAGRGIPDIIAVEVDASGTAWETAKSYAKAIGGTRAGVIKTTFTEETETDLFGEQAVLCGGMSHLVQAGFETLTEAGYQPEIAYFEVLHELKLIVDLMWEGGIAKQRWSISDTAEYGDYVSGPRVIDAGVKERMQGVLKDIQDGTFAKRFIEDQDAGAPEFTALREKEESHPIEKTGVELRKLFAWQQQDSDYVDGSAAR from the coding sequence ATGTACTACGACAGCGATGCAGACCTGTCGATCATTCAGGGCAAGAAGGTTGCCATCGTCGGATACGGCTCGCAGGGTCACGCGCACGCGATGAACCTACGCGACTCGGGCGTCGAGGTCGTCATTGCGCTGAAGGACGGCTCCAAGTCGATCCAGAAGGCTGAAGAGGCCGGCTTCACCGTGAAGAACGTGGCAGACGCAGCCGAGTGGGCTGACGTCATCATGCTGCTCGCGCCGGATCAGCACCAGCGCGGCATCTACAACGACCACGTTGCGCAGCACATGACCGAGGGCAAGACGCTTGCCTTCGCTCACGGCTTCAACATCCGCTACGGCTACATCGAGGCTCCGGCTGGCGTTGACGTCATCCTCGTAGCTCCGAAGGCTCCCGGCCACACCGTGCGTCGCGAGTTCGAGGCCGGCCGCGGCATCCCCGACATCATCGCAGTCGAGGTCGACGCGTCGGGCACCGCATGGGAGACCGCGAAGTCGTACGCGAAGGCAATTGGCGGCACCCGCGCGGGTGTCATCAAGACGACCTTCACTGAGGAGACCGAGACCGATCTCTTCGGCGAGCAGGCAGTGCTCTGCGGTGGCATGAGCCACCTCGTGCAGGCCGGCTTCGAGACGCTCACCGAGGCTGGTTACCAGCCCGAGATCGCCTACTTCGAGGTGCTCCACGAGCTCAAGCTCATCGTTGACCTCATGTGGGAGGGCGGCATCGCTAAGCAGCGTTGGTCGATCTCTGACACCGCTGAGTACGGCGACTACGTTTCGGGCCCCCGCGTCATCGACGCAGGCGTCAAGGAGCGCATGCAGGGCGTGCTGAAGGACATCCAGGACGGCACCTTCGCGAAGCGCTTCATCGAGGATCAGGACGCGGGCGCACCCGAGTTCACCGCTCTTCGCGAGAAGGAGGAGTCGCACCCGATCGAGAAGACCGGCGTCGAGCTCCGCAAGCTCTTCGCGTGGCAGCAGCAGGATTCGGACTACGTCGA
- the ilvN gene encoding acetolactate synthase small subunit, whose product MARHVLSLLVEDKPGLLTRVAGLFARRGFNIESLAVGPTEMEGLSRITVVVDEDEVLLEQVTKQLNKLVNVIKIVELDASNSVQREHVLIKVRADNQTRSHVLEAVSLFRARVVDVVPEALTIEVTGDSGKIEAFLRVLEPYGIKEIAQSGLIAMGRGSKSISERVFKV is encoded by the coding sequence ATGGCTCGTCACGTACTCAGCCTCCTCGTCGAGGACAAGCCCGGTCTGCTGACCCGCGTTGCCGGGCTGTTCGCCCGTCGCGGGTTCAACATTGAGTCGCTCGCGGTCGGCCCGACCGAGATGGAGGGGCTCTCGCGCATCACCGTCGTCGTTGACGAAGACGAGGTGCTTCTCGAACAGGTGACGAAGCAGCTCAACAAGCTCGTGAACGTCATCAAGATCGTTGAGCTCGACGCGAGCAACTCGGTGCAGCGCGAGCACGTGCTCATCAAGGTGCGCGCCGACAACCAGACCCGCTCGCACGTGCTCGAAGCCGTGAGCCTCTTCCGCGCCCGCGTCGTTGACGTGGTGCCTGAGGCGCTCACGATCGAGGTCACCGGAGACTCCGGGAAGATCGAGGCGTTCCTGCGGGTGCTCGAGCCCTACGGCATCAAGGAGATCGCGCAGTCCGGCCTCATCGCGATGGGCCGCGGCTCAAAGTCGATTTCCGAGCGCGTCTTTAAGGTCTAA
- a CDS encoding acetolactate synthase large subunit, whose product MTLESNAIQRQSGEPPARGERMTGAMAVVRSLDALGVTDVFGLPGGAVLPLYDTLMGDEHLRHVLVRHEQGGGHAAEGYAAASGKVGVAIATSGPGATNLVTAIADAYMDSVPLLAITGQVFSHLMGTDAFQEADIMGITMPITKHSFLVKTADEVPAAIAAAYHLASTGRPGPVLVDITKDAQEGELDFVWDPRVDLPGYRPITKANSKQIQAAAELIAEAERPVFYVGGGVGRAGASEELKQLAELVGAPVVTTLMARGVFPDSHPQHLGMPGMHGTVPAVLALQEADLLITLGARFDDRVTGKAALFAPDAKVIHADIDPAEIGKIRAADVPIVGDAAEVISDLIAAVSTAKLGRDFADMTAWWERLRGLQETYPLGYAETSDGLLSPQHILQRIGELTGPEAIYAAGVGQHQMWAAQFIKYERPNSWLNSGGAGTMGYAVPAAMGAKVAEPERTVWAIDGDGCFQMTNQELATCVVNNIPIKVAVINNSSLGMVRQWQTLIYDGRYSNTELNTGHGSQRVPDFVKLGEAYGCLAIRVEKEDEIDAAIKLALETNDRPVVIDFVVSADAMVWPMVRQGTSNSDVQYALEQAPEWEGE is encoded by the coding sequence ATGACGCTCGAGTCGAACGCTATTCAACGACAATCAGGCGAGCCGCCCGCCCGTGGCGAGCGAATGACCGGCGCAATGGCCGTCGTCCGCAGCCTTGACGCACTTGGGGTCACCGACGTCTTCGGCCTTCCCGGCGGCGCCGTCTTGCCCCTGTATGACACTCTCATGGGTGACGAGCACCTCCGCCACGTTCTCGTGCGCCACGAGCAGGGGGGCGGCCATGCCGCCGAGGGCTACGCTGCGGCATCCGGCAAGGTCGGCGTCGCGATCGCGACCTCGGGCCCCGGCGCGACGAACCTCGTCACCGCGATCGCCGACGCGTACATGGACTCCGTCCCGCTGCTCGCAATCACCGGCCAGGTGTTCTCGCACCTCATGGGCACGGACGCGTTCCAGGAGGCCGACATCATGGGCATCACGATGCCCATTACGAAGCACTCGTTCCTCGTGAAGACGGCGGACGAGGTGCCAGCCGCGATCGCCGCCGCCTACCACCTCGCCTCGACGGGCCGCCCCGGCCCAGTGCTCGTGGACATCACGAAGGATGCGCAGGAGGGTGAGCTCGACTTCGTCTGGGACCCCCGCGTTGACCTGCCCGGCTACCGCCCGATCACGAAGGCGAACAGCAAGCAGATTCAGGCCGCGGCCGAGCTCATTGCTGAGGCAGAACGCCCTGTGTTCTACGTCGGCGGCGGCGTCGGCCGAGCCGGCGCTTCTGAGGAGCTCAAGCAGCTCGCCGAGCTCGTTGGCGCGCCCGTCGTGACGACGCTCATGGCGCGCGGCGTGTTCCCCGACTCGCACCCACAGCACCTTGGCATGCCCGGCATGCACGGCACTGTTCCCGCGGTGCTCGCGCTGCAGGAGGCCGACCTGCTCATCACCCTCGGCGCCCGGTTCGACGACCGCGTCACGGGCAAGGCAGCTCTGTTTGCGCCCGACGCGAAGGTGATCCACGCCGACATTGATCCCGCTGAGATCGGCAAGATCCGCGCCGCCGATGTGCCGATCGTTGGCGACGCCGCCGAGGTCATCTCCGACCTCATCGCCGCGGTGTCGACGGCGAAGCTCGGCCGCGACTTCGCCGATATGACGGCGTGGTGGGAGCGCCTGCGCGGGCTGCAGGAGACCTACCCGCTGGGCTACGCCGAGACAAGCGACGGGCTGCTGTCGCCGCAGCACATCCTCCAGCGGATCGGTGAGCTCACCGGCCCCGAGGCGATCTACGCTGCTGGCGTCGGCCAGCACCAGATGTGGGCCGCTCAGTTCATTAAGTACGAGCGCCCGAACTCGTGGCTGAACTCGGGTGGCGCAGGCACGATGGGGTACGCGGTTCCCGCTGCCATGGGTGCCAAGGTCGCCGAGCCCGAGCGCACGGTCTGGGCGATCGACGGCGACGGCTGCTTCCAGATGACCAATCAGGAGCTCGCGACCTGCGTCGTGAACAACATCCCGATCAAGGTCGCGGTCATCAACAACTCTTCGCTCGGCATGGTGCGCCAGTGGCAGACCCTCATCTATGACGGCCGCTACTCGAACACCGAGCTGAACACGGGCCACGGGTCGCAGCGCGTGCCCGACTTCGTGAAGCTCGGCGAAGCGTACGGCTGCCTCGCGATTCGCGTGGAGAAGGAAGACGAGATCGACGCGGCGATCAAGCTCGCGCTTGAGACGAACGACCGCCCCGTCGTCATCGACTTCGTCGTGAGCGCAGACGCGATGGTGTGGCCGATGGTTCGCCAGGGCACCTCCAACAGCGATGTCCAGTATGCCCTTGAGCAAGCCCCCGAGTGGGAGGGAGAGTAA
- the ilvD gene encoding dihydroxy-acid dehydratase, with amino-acid sequence MAEKSHIDMKPRSRDVTYGIEKAAARGMLRAVGMGDEDWDKPQIGIASSWNEITPCNLSLDRLAQGAKEGVHSGGGYPLQFGTVSVSDGISMGHEGMHFSLVSREVIADSVETVMMAERLDGSVLLAGCDKSLPGMLMAAARLDLASVFLYAGSVAPGWVKLTDGTEKEVTIIDAFEAVGACKAGTMSEEDLKRIECAIVPGEGACGGMYTANTMASIAEALGMSLPGSAAPPSYDRRRDYFAHRSGEAVVNMIAKGITARDILTKKAFENAITLLMAYGGSTNAVLHLLAIAREAEVDLTLADFNRIGAKVPHLADMKPFGKYVMADIDRQGGVPVVLKALLDAGLLHGDALTVTGKTMAENLADLNPDPIDGKVIHHLDDPIHATGGLTILHGSLAPEGAVVKTAGFDADVFEGPARVFERERAAMDALTEGKIGKGDIVVIRYEGPKGGPGMREMLAITGAIKGAGLGKDVLLLTDGRFSGGTTGLCIGHIAPEASDGGPVALVHDGDLIRVDIAAQTLDLLVDPAELEARRANWAPLPPRYTRGVLAKYAKLVHSASEGAITG; translated from the coding sequence ATGGCAGAGAAGTCACATATCGATATGAAGCCGCGCAGTCGCGACGTCACCTACGGCATTGAGAAGGCCGCCGCGCGTGGCATGCTTCGCGCTGTCGGCATGGGCGACGAAGACTGGGATAAGCCCCAGATCGGTATTGCGAGCTCGTGGAACGAGATCACACCCTGCAACCTCAGCCTCGACCGGCTCGCGCAGGGCGCAAAGGAGGGCGTGCACTCGGGCGGGGGATACCCGCTCCAGTTCGGCACCGTTTCGGTCTCTGACGGCATCTCGATGGGCCACGAGGGCATGCACTTCTCGCTCGTGTCGCGCGAGGTCATCGCCGACTCGGTCGAGACCGTCATGATGGCGGAACGCCTCGACGGTTCGGTGCTGCTCGCGGGGTGCGATAAGTCGCTGCCCGGCATGCTCATGGCAGCGGCCAGGCTCGACCTCGCCTCCGTGTTTCTCTACGCGGGGTCGGTCGCGCCCGGCTGGGTAAAGCTCACGGACGGCACTGAGAAGGAAGTCACCATCATCGACGCCTTCGAGGCTGTCGGCGCGTGCAAGGCGGGCACGATGAGCGAAGAGGATCTGAAGCGCATCGAGTGCGCAATCGTTCCCGGTGAGGGCGCGTGCGGTGGCATGTACACGGCGAACACGATGGCCTCGATCGCTGAGGCGCTCGGGATGAGCCTTCCCGGTTCCGCGGCTCCGCCCTCGTACGACCGACGCCGCGACTACTTCGCGCACCGCTCTGGCGAGGCCGTCGTGAACATGATCGCGAAGGGCATCACCGCCCGCGACATCCTCACGAAGAAGGCGTTCGAGAACGCGATCACGCTCCTCATGGCCTACGGTGGCTCGACGAACGCGGTGCTGCACCTGCTCGCGATCGCTCGCGAGGCCGAGGTCGACCTCACTCTCGCGGACTTCAACCGCATCGGCGCGAAGGTTCCGCACCTCGCCGACATGAAGCCGTTCGGCAAGTACGTCATGGCCGACATTGACCGTCAGGGCGGCGTGCCCGTCGTGCTGAAGGCGCTGCTCGACGCGGGTCTCCTGCACGGTGACGCGCTCACTGTCACCGGCAAGACGATGGCTGAAAACCTCGCCGACCTGAACCCCGACCCTATCGACGGCAAGGTGATCCACCACCTCGACGACCCGATCCACGCGACCGGCGGGCTCACCATCCTGCACGGTTCGCTCGCGCCGGAGGGCGCCGTCGTGAAGACCGCGGGCTTCGACGCCGACGTTTTCGAGGGCCCCGCGCGGGTGTTCGAGCGTGAGCGCGCCGCGATGGACGCGCTCACCGAGGGCAAGATCGGCAAGGGCGACATCGTTGTGATCCGCTACGAGGGGCCGAAGGGTGGCCCGGGCATGCGTGAGATGCTGGCGATTACTGGCGCGATCAAGGGCGCGGGGCTCGGAAAAGATGTACTACTATTGACTGACGGCAGATTCTCGGGCGGCACAACCGGCCTGTGTATCGGCCACATCGCGCCTGAGGCCTCGGATGGAGGCCCAGTGGCGCTCGTGCACGACGGTGACCTGATACGGGTTGACATCGCGGCACAGACGCTCGATCTGCTGGTAGACCCCGCTGAGCTTGAGGCCCGACGTGCGAACTGGGCCCCGCTTCCCCCGCGCTATACGCGGGGAGTGCTCGCGAAGTACGCAAAGCTCGTGCATTCGGCATCTGAGGGTGCCATCACGGGCTAG
- the nhaA gene encoding Na+/H+ antiporter NhaA codes for MTSPTPTSPIPHAPKARSQRRPRRRLFAYIGRRELLRLNRLLRREFVGGLIIMIAALVGFVAANSPISEWFLELREFKIGPEALGLHMSVSHWASDGLLAIFFFMVGLELKREFVEGDLRSPRTAIVPVAAAVGGVVFPAAIYLAVNAGTATSHGWAIPTATDIAFAVAVLGLIAPRINPALRMFLLTLAVVDDFIAIAIIAIFYTDGVNFTPLLIAIAPALVFALLMRWKGEWFAQSKWGAWLILLPLGIITWALFYNSGIHATIAGVVLAFLVPVRGKSGGEVSETLNNRFHPLSAFIAVPIFALFAAGVSLGGASRFPFDPIAIGIMLGLVIGKPLGITLTTWLLTRFTRATLGSSVLWREVIGIGALAGVGFTVAMLVAELSFTNASDIDTGRLSVMVASLLAVVVAAAILVPSQRKHARARSTQVNHVTGE; via the coding sequence ATGACGAGCCCCACCCCCACCTCACCGATCCCACACGCGCCGAAGGCGCGAAGCCAGCGGCGCCCGCGCCGCCGGCTGTTCGCCTACATCGGTAGGCGCGAACTGCTCCGCCTCAACCGGCTGCTGCGCCGCGAGTTCGTCGGCGGGCTCATCATCATGATCGCGGCCCTCGTGGGCTTCGTCGCCGCGAACAGCCCCATCTCGGAGTGGTTCCTCGAGCTGCGCGAGTTCAAGATCGGCCCTGAGGCCCTCGGGCTCCACATGAGCGTCAGTCACTGGGCCTCCGATGGCCTGCTCGCGATCTTCTTCTTCATGGTCGGCCTCGAGCTCAAGCGCGAGTTCGTCGAGGGCGACCTGCGCTCCCCGCGCACGGCGATCGTGCCCGTTGCCGCCGCGGTCGGCGGCGTGGTCTTCCCGGCAGCGATCTACCTCGCCGTCAATGCGGGGACCGCGACGTCACACGGCTGGGCGATCCCGACCGCGACAGATATCGCGTTCGCGGTCGCCGTGCTCGGCCTGATCGCCCCCCGGATTAACCCGGCCCTGCGTATGTTCCTCCTCACGCTCGCCGTCGTCGACGACTTCATCGCGATTGCCATCATCGCGATCTTCTACACCGACGGCGTGAACTTCACGCCGCTCCTCATCGCGATCGCCCCCGCCCTCGTATTCGCGCTCCTCATGCGCTGGAAGGGCGAGTGGTTCGCGCAGTCGAAGTGGGGCGCCTGGCTGATCCTGCTCCCCCTCGGCATCATTACCTGGGCGCTCTTCTACAACTCGGGCATCCACGCGACGATCGCGGGCGTCGTGCTCGCCTTCCTCGTTCCCGTGCGCGGCAAGAGCGGCGGCGAGGTCTCCGAGACGCTGAACAACCGCTTCCACCCGCTGTCGGCTTTCATCGCGGTGCCGATCTTCGCGCTCTTTGCGGCCGGCGTCTCACTCGGGGGCGCCTCGCGGTTCCCCTTCGACCCGATCGCGATCGGCATCATGCTCGGCCTCGTCATTGGCAAGCCGCTCGGCATCACGCTCACCACGTGGCTGCTCACCCGCTTCACGCGGGCGACCCTCGGCTCGTCCGTGCTCTGGCGCGAGGTCATCGGCATTGGGGCCCTCGCGGGCGTCGGCTTCACCGTAGCGATGCTCGTCGCCGAGCTCAGCTTCACCAACGCAAGCGACATCGACACGGGCCGACTCTCTGTCATGGTGGCGTCGCTCCTCGCAGTCGTCGTCGCGGCCGCGATTCTCGTGCCGAGCCAGCGCAAACACGCCCGAGCGCGTTCCACGCAGGTGAATCACGTGACCGGCGAGTGA
- a CDS encoding IS1249 family transposase, whose protein sequence is MPKTTNSSTCLVCGNALVKNGFTSAGTRRWRCLNCGSSSTRKRADLTRRHTLDRFLSWLLGKDSQAEAAERVSDRTFRREIEWCWQIRPTLPTVTIPPRCVIVDGTYVGGWCLLVALDEDLTPLAFQWCSTETQAAWGALFAQIPAPLVVVCDGGPGLNAALKTVWPDTRVQRCIFHVLMNIRTHLTWRPRTVAGQTLLALTKQLSQVQTPEDALGWLKRLNAWHSIYGRLTRERSYARRRLKDGSWDSPTGKQWWYTHDRLRKAYRLLTEIQRRGHLFTFVQIDIPRTTSGLEGAFNSVLKTLLRFHRGMPTVHQKRVAEWFALKQAGLLQTAHSFITHEVINPPVNPRPRFTEPDPSPELYGTGLDASEGLWLRKGWGGRT, encoded by the coding sequence GTGCCGAAAACAACCAACTCGTCCACCTGTCTGGTATGCGGCAACGCGCTCGTGAAGAACGGTTTCACGAGCGCGGGAACCAGGCGCTGGAGATGCCTGAACTGCGGCAGCTCCTCAACCAGGAAACGGGCAGACCTCACCCGCCGGCACACCCTCGACCGGTTCCTGTCCTGGCTCCTGGGCAAGGACTCACAAGCCGAAGCCGCGGAACGAGTCTCAGACCGAACCTTCCGCCGGGAGATCGAATGGTGCTGGCAAATCAGGCCAACGCTCCCGACCGTGACGATACCGCCGAGGTGCGTGATCGTGGACGGAACGTACGTTGGTGGATGGTGTCTCCTGGTCGCGCTCGATGAGGACCTCACCCCGCTCGCGTTCCAGTGGTGCTCGACCGAAACCCAGGCCGCGTGGGGTGCGTTGTTCGCGCAGATCCCTGCCCCACTCGTGGTGGTGTGTGATGGCGGGCCAGGCCTGAACGCGGCACTCAAAACAGTGTGGCCGGATACGCGCGTGCAGCGTTGCATCTTCCACGTCCTGATGAACATACGCACCCATCTCACCTGGAGACCCCGCACCGTTGCTGGGCAGACGCTCCTCGCGCTCACAAAACAGCTTTCACAAGTACAAACGCCAGAGGACGCTCTCGGCTGGCTCAAGCGGTTGAACGCCTGGCATTCGATCTACGGACGCCTCACTCGTGAACGCTCGTACGCGAGGCGCAGACTCAAGGACGGGTCATGGGACTCACCCACCGGGAAACAGTGGTGGTACACCCACGACCGGCTTCGGAAGGCGTACCGGCTCCTCACCGAGATCCAACGCCGCGGACACCTGTTCACTTTCGTTCAGATCGATATCCCCAGAACCACGAGCGGCCTCGAGGGAGCCTTCAACTCGGTCCTGAAAACACTCCTCCGATTCCATCGCGGAATGCCCACCGTCCATCAGAAACGCGTCGCGGAATGGTTCGCTCTAAAACAAGCAGGACTGCTCCAGACCGCGCACTCGTTCATCACGCACGAAGTGATCAACCCGCCAGTGAACCCACGCCCCCGGTTCACGGAACCAGACCCGAGCCCCGAGCTCTACGGCACCGGCCTTGACGCCAGCGAAGGCCTCTGGCTACGCAAAGGATGGGGAGGGCGGACCTGA
- a CDS encoding DUF4190 domain-containing protein yields the protein MDPLTLLILAALVVCTVIVITTAVRRAKHRTASYVVVEKYNTLAILSFVLSFCISIAAIVLGHIALSQITRTHERGWGLAVAGLVLGYLGLIAGTIWLFFVFTQLAAIS from the coding sequence ATGGATCCGCTCACCCTGCTCATCCTTGCCGCCCTCGTCGTGTGCACGGTCATCGTCATCACGACGGCCGTGAGGCGGGCGAAACACCGCACAGCGTCGTACGTGGTTGTCGAGAAGTACAACACGCTCGCGATCCTCTCGTTCGTGCTGTCCTTCTGCATCTCGATCGCCGCCATCGTGCTCGGGCACATCGCGCTCTCCCAGATCACCCGCACTCACGAGCGCGGGTGGGGCCTCGCCGTTGCGGGGCTCGTGCTCGGCTACCTCGGGCTCATCGCTGGCACCATCTGGCTCTTTTTCGTCTTCACGCAGCTCGCAGCGATCTCGTGA
- a CDS encoding inositol monophosphatase family protein encodes MTEQPTSPSPDLAFALALADLADSIALPRFRAADLRVDTKPDRTFVTDADKAVEDALRARIEAERPDDGFFGEESGREDKGARRWILDPIDGTSNFLRGVPNWATLIALEVDGVQTVGVVSAPGFGMRWWAETGGGAWGQEVGKEPRRLRVSGVSDLEHASLSFQSIEQWRLAGYLDSLLALEQATWRDRAYGDMWSYMLLAEGLVDIVAEFDVKAYDLAALVPIVTEAGGRFTDIEGNETAWNGSSLATNGPLHDAVIATVAAAKN; translated from the coding sequence ATGACCGAGCAGCCCACCTCCCCGTCGCCGGATCTCGCGTTCGCGCTCGCGCTCGCCGACCTCGCAGACTCGATCGCCCTCCCCCGCTTCCGCGCGGCCGACCTGCGGGTCGACACGAAACCCGACCGCACATTCGTCACCGACGCCGACAAGGCGGTTGAAGACGCGTTGCGGGCACGAATCGAGGCAGAGCGACCGGACGATGGTTTCTTCGGCGAGGAGTCCGGCCGCGAGGACAAGGGGGCGCGTCGGTGGATCCTTGATCCGATCGACGGCACCTCGAACTTTCTCCGCGGCGTCCCGAACTGGGCGACGCTCATCGCGCTCGAAGTCGACGGCGTACAGACCGTCGGCGTGGTCTCCGCACCCGGTTTTGGGATGCGCTGGTGGGCCGAGACCGGCGGCGGCGCCTGGGGCCAGGAGGTCGGGAAGGAGCCACGCAGGCTCCGCGTATCGGGCGTGAGCGACCTCGAGCACGCCTCGCTGAGCTTCCAGTCGATCGAGCAGTGGCGCCTCGCTGGCTACCTCGACTCGCTGCTCGCCCTCGAACAAGCGACCTGGCGCGACCGCGCCTACGGCGACATGTGGTCATACATGCTGCTCGCTGAGGGCCTCGTCGATATCGTCGCCGAGTTCGACGTCAAGGCGTACGACCTCGCGGCGCTCGTACCGATCGTCACCGAGGCGGGTGGCCGCTTCACCGACATCGAAGGCAACGAGACTGCCTGGAACGGCAGCTCGCTCGCCACCAATGGCCCCCTCCACGACGCCGTCATCGCGACGGTCGCCGCAGCGAAGAACTAA
- a CDS encoding DUF3054 domain-containing protein: MQTGSPKRTSAAAVTGMLLLDAALVVVFAAVGRGSHAREATLLGPFETAWPFLAGLALSWLLTLAWRRPAAILRTGVPVWIGTVGFGMLFRALTGQGTAIPFVIVATLTVGAFLLGWRLIALIASRARARS; the protein is encoded by the coding sequence ATGCAGACAGGCTCCCCCAAGCGCACGTCGGCCGCCGCCGTGACCGGCATGCTGCTGCTCGACGCCGCGCTCGTTGTGGTGTTCGCAGCGGTCGGCCGCGGCAGCCACGCGCGCGAGGCGACCCTCCTTGGCCCGTTCGAGACAGCCTGGCCGTTCCTCGCGGGCCTCGCGCTGTCGTGGCTACTCACGCTCGCGTGGCGCCGGCCCGCCGCGATCCTTCGCACGGGCGTTCCCGTCTGGATCGGCACCGTCGGCTTCGGCATGCTCTTCCGCGCGTTGACGGGGCAGGGCACCGCGATCCCGTTCGTCATCGTCGCGACGCTGACCGTGGGCGCTTTCCTCCTCGGGTGGCGCCTTATCGCGCTCATTGCGTCACGCGCGCGAGCCCGCTCCTAG
- a CDS encoding MgtC/SapB family protein: MEMLDLALRIFAGLALGAAIGFERQLRSRTAGVRTNALVSLGAALFVIMGAFSFDGSGADPTRVAAQIVSGIGFLGAGVIMKQGTSISGLNTAATLWASAAVGALAGGGMLLVAVGGTLAIVLSNILLRPLGRLLDRAGGAASREPVATEYEFVVRSSASAEVAVRSKVVAALQNPEFTVHSLAAADVADGVVELTATIVSHERNDSALEAAIADVIPVPEVTSVRWAAQELRGED; encoded by the coding sequence ATGGAAATGCTTGATCTTGCTCTTCGTATCTTTGCCGGTCTCGCGCTCGGCGCCGCCATTGGATTCGAGCGCCAGCTCCGATCCCGCACCGCGGGCGTGCGCACGAACGCGCTCGTGAGCCTCGGGGCCGCGCTCTTCGTGATCATGGGCGCGTTCAGCTTCGACGGGTCAGGCGCAGACCCGACGCGCGTCGCCGCTCAAATCGTGTCTGGGATCGGTTTCCTCGGCGCGGGCGTCATCATGAAGCAGGGCACCTCGATCTCTGGCCTGAACACCGCGGCAACGCTGTGGGCCTCGGCGGCCGTCGGCGCGCTCGCGGGTGGCGGCATGCTGCTCGTGGCGGTCGGGGGCACGCTGGCGATTGTGCTGTCGAACATTCTGCTGCGACCGCTCGGGAGGCTCCTCGACCGCGCGGGCGGCGCCGCCTCCCGCGAGCCCGTCGCGACGGAGTACGAGTTCGTGGTCCGCTCGTCGGCTTCCGCAGAGGTCGCCGTGCGGTCCAAGGTCGTCGCGGCGCTGCAGAACCCCGAGTTTACGGTGCACTCGCTTGCCGCGGCCGATGTCGCGGATGGCGTCGTCGAACTCACCGCGACAATCGTCTCCCACGAACGCAATGACAGCGCGCTGGAGGCCGCCATCGCCGACGTCATCCCGGTCCCGGAAGTGACGTCGGTGCGTTGGGCCGCGCAGGAGCTGCGCGGAGAGGACTAG